The proteins below come from a single Meriones unguiculatus strain TT.TT164.6M chromosome 13 unlocalized genomic scaffold, Bangor_MerUng_6.1 Chr13_unordered_Scaffold_37, whole genome shotgun sequence genomic window:
- the LOC132650946 gene encoding zinc finger protein ZFP2-like encodes CGKVFPYATDLIWHKRTHTGEKPHKCNLCGKAFAQNSHLITHKRTHTGEKPYECNQCGIAFAQNSHLLSHKRTHTGEKPYECNQCGKAFAQNSHLIRHKRTHTGEKKYECNQCGKAFAENSHLVSHKRTHTGEKPYECNQCGKAFAQNSHLIRHKKTHTGEKPYECNQCGKSFAQNSTLLSHKRT; translated from the coding sequence tgtggtaaagtctTCCCCTATGCCACTgatctcatatggcataaaagaacacacactggagagaaacctcataaatgtaacctatgtggtaaagcctttgcacaaaacagtcatctcataacccataaaagaacacacactggagagaaaccttatgaatgtaaccagtgtggtatagcctttgcacaaaacagtcatctcttaagccataaaagaacacacactggagagaaaccttatgaatgtaaccagtgtggtaaagcctttgcacaaaacagtcatctcataagacataaaagaacacacactggagagaaaaaatatgaatgtaaccagtgtggtaaagcctttgcagaaaacagtcatctggtaagccataaaagaacacacactggagagaaaccttatgaatgtaatcagtgtggtaaagcctttgcacaaaacagtcatctcataagacataaaaaaacacacactggagagaaaccttatgaatgtaaccagtgtggtaaatcctttgcacaaaacagtactctattaagccacaaaagaaca